gtagcgccatgcgatcgaggaCGGTGCTATTGTcatactaggcagtgatgcagccagtcaaaatgctctcaatggtacagctgaagaactttttgaggatttgacaaactttttcaacctcctgagggggaagagacgctgtcgcgccttcttcacgactgtacACGTGTTTTTGGACCCCGTTCCTGTAGTATATCataatcagctccttggtcttactgacttTGATCCTGTTAACAAGCTGAGCAAGTAACAGatattctatatattttttactacAGGTAGTGTCATGTCACTGATAGCTGGGCTATTGTTTGGCAGCATAGCCGCCTATGGGGCCTTCATGATTTCAAATGACCCAACCAAGACTTTCTACTCCCTCGGTTAGTATGCCTGCTATGCTGGGATGTATACATGCTGGGATGTGTATATTTTAGGTCTTGACATGTCTTGACATAGAATTTCCtacatcttcttttttttctCAGTTGCCTCAGGAGCGCTGACAATAGTAATGGGAATGAGATTCAAGAAATCTGGTAAAATAATGCCAGGTGGTATCATGGCAGGACTAAGGTGAGAATCATCAAAAGTCCACTATACTCATTATTGCATGGTTTTGAAATATATGGAGGTTAGGTGAAACTCTTTGCTGATTTTCATTGTATTTTGATGGCTGTTACAATTGACCCTGTTTTGGAATGTTTCTAATTAAATAATTAATGTGCACAATCAATATGAAGTTATCATATCTGTTTTCTTTACTCAGTGTGCTGATGGTCCTACGACTTCTCTTCATGAGTGTCATTGTAATGTGATTTGAACAATACAACAACCAACTAAAGCAAGATGGAAAATGTCATCACAAGGGATGAATTTGCATTTGCACATTGTTTGTGCTTGCCTATATGTATTATTGTAATCATCCTTAATGTTTGTACGTTCTTTAAAGAACTTGATCCTGCAACCTATGATCATATTACTGCTTTTATGTAATTCCTAAAGTATGCAGCACTGGGGCAATGAGTGCACATACACAATGACTAAATGCTATGTGAATGGTGAGTAAAAAGGttgttacagtgccttgcaaaagtattcatcccccttggtgttttccccatttttttgcattacaacctgtaatttaaattgatttttatttggatttcatgtaatggacatacacaaaatagtccaaattggatGA
The nucleotide sequence above comes from Salvelinus namaycush isolate Seneca chromosome 35, SaNama_1.0, whole genome shotgun sequence. Encoded proteins:
- the LOC120029773 gene encoding transmembrane protein 14A-like, which encodes MAIDWLGFGYAAAIVFGGFMGYKKKGSVMSLIAGLLFGSIAAYGAFMISNDPTKTFYSLVASGALTIVMGMRFKKSGKIMPGGIMAGLSVLMVLRLLFMSVIVM